From a region of the Sesamum indicum cultivar Zhongzhi No. 13 linkage group LG3, S_indicum_v1.0, whole genome shotgun sequence genome:
- the LOC105158011 gene encoding uncharacterized protein LOC105158011, with protein sequence MAEESEKRFEAIMRKLLHTPPKSKTNANNSSMHGVHTLSGRKRPHSSSARTKLAGNVDSGTLLSVSVTSTLAPACRPWDRDDLFRRLSTFKSMTWFAKPQVVSPLECARRGWLNVDMDTIACVSCDTRLLFSTPSAWTQQQVEKAAMVFSLKLDSGHKSLCPWINNACTEDIAKFPIVSRADLIEDYKKRLFSLSQLIALPVILPVAIDNIMSSQLEQFLRESSSSGYKSPLEKSRTELSGDVPKSVSSISYYQAQKLISLFGWEPHVLPYKVDLEDGENQSVKDANVMVTTGQKRKVSIYHLSTGEDMKASAELQFDPSSVVLDCNLCGASVGLWAFSTIPRPLEYLRFVGLTEVNGRNISTDYEVCSQEGSSGNQIHTGNREGITNTVTTASTSLGFTIAGGPPPAMLNYGATISLPIIGHNLRARFSMETETNDQLAVQKLPQVEEDQQMSLESENATAEGTVATRGIDFIAKNPVEVPQTVPEGSISNVNLIENLRTINSAVADQHRFDAENNVLSRKDGGNESNRKEMDEPRNCEQGSRYPSNHPDSPGIGPFVKHTPLPFSLREDKKLPSLTKSKEFDPIKQHRFFCPWIMSTGKFVSGWKQTLSALEGNKELNNVPESDLIEVDDPVASVKKLFTSPNDKRTKVAGGN encoded by the exons ATGGCAGAAGAATCTGAAAAGCGGTTTGAAGCAATAATGAGGAAGCTCCTTCATACTCCGCCTAAATCCAAGACGAACGCTAACAACAGCAG TATGCATGGTGTTCACACATTAAGTGGTCGAAAGCGCCCGCATTCATCTTCAGCGCGGACGAAATTAGCAGGCAATGTAGACTCAGGGACCTTATTGTCGGTTTCCGTAACATCAACTCTAGCGCCAGCCTGCAGGCCTTGGGACCGTGATGATTTGTTTCGGAGGTTGTCCACTTTCAAGTCCATGACCTGGTTTGCTAAGCCACAG GTGGTGAGTCCTTTGGAATGTGCTAGGAGGGGTTGGCTTAATGTAGACATGGACACAATTGCTTGTGTGTCATGTGATACACGCCTCCTCTTTTCTACTCCATCAGCTTGGACGCAGCAACAAG TTGAGAAAGCAGCTATGGTATTCAGCTTGAAGCTGGATAGTGGGCATAAATCACTATGCCCTTGGATTAATAATGCATGCACGGAAGATATTGCTAAGTTTCCAATTGTATCACGGGCTGATTTGATTGAAGATTACAAGAAACGCCTTTTCTCTCTGTCACAGCTAATAGCTCTTCCAGTTATTTTACCTGTGGCCATTGATAACATTATGAGCTCTCAGCTGGAGCAATTTCTTAGAGAATCTTCAAGTTCAGGATACAAGTCACCTCTTGAAAAGTCTAGGACAGAGCTATCAGGAGATGTACCCAAGTCAGTTTCTTCCATCTCTTATTATCAG GCGCAGAAGCTCATAAGTTTATTTGGCTGGGAACCTCATGTGTTACCTTATAAAGTTGACCTCGAGGACGGAGAAAATCAGTCTGTTAAAGATGCCAATGTAATGGTTACAACCGGACAAAAGCGCAAAGTTAGCATCTATCATTTGTCTACTGGTGAGGACATGAAGGCTTCTGCTGAACTGCAGTTTGATCCTAGTTCTGTTGTTCTAGACTGCAATCTGTGTGGGGCTAGTGTTGGATTATGGGCTTTCTCTACTATCCCACGCCCTCTGGAGTATTTAAGATTTGTTGGACTTACGGAAGTAAATGGTAGAAATATCTCTACAGATTATGAGGTCTGTTCACAAGAAGGTTCTTCAGGCAATCAGATACATACTGGAAATCGGGAAGGTATCACAAATACTGTTACCACTGCTTCAACATCATTAGGTTTCACCATTGCAGGTGGTCCTCCACCGGCAATGCTGAATTACGGTGCAACCATATCCTTACCCATCATTGGCCATAATTTGAGAGCACGATTTTCAATGGAAACTGAAACAAATGATCAGTTGGCTGTCCAGAAGCTGCCACAAGTGGAGGAGGATCAACAAATGTCACTAGAAAGTGAAAATGCCACTGCAGAAGGAACTGTTGCAACACGTGGGATAGACTTCATTGCCAAAAACCCAGTGGAAGTCCCTCAAACTGTTCCAGAAGGTTCTATCTCGAATGTTAACTTGATTGAAAATCTGAGAACAATTAATTCAGCAGTTGCAGATCAACATAGGTTTGATGCTGAGAATAATGTTCTAAGTAGGAAGGATGGAGGGAATGAGTCTAACAGAAAAGAGATGGATGAGCCTAGAAATTGTGAACAGGGCAGCAGGTATCCAAGTAACCATCCAGACAGTCCTGGAATAGGGCCATTTGTGAAGCATACACCTTTGCCCTTTAGCCTAA GAGAGGATAAAAAACTACCTTCTTTAACCAAATCAAAGGAATTTGATCCCATCAAGCAGCACAGATTCTTTTGCCCCTGGATTATGTCGACGGGCAAATTTGTTTCTGGATGGAAGCAGACACTATCTGCTTTAGAAGGGAACAAGGAGCTCAACAATGTACCTGAATCTGACTTGATTGAg GTGGATGATCCAGTTGCCTCTGTGAAAAAACTTTTCACCTCTCCGAATGATAAGAGAACCAAAGTTGCTGGTGGAAACTAG